From the Maioricimonas rarisocia genome, one window contains:
- a CDS encoding xanthine dehydrogenase family protein molybdopterin-binding subunit: protein MATVEQTPDTSRKYNVIGTRPVRHDGVDKVTGRARYGADIKLTGQLEGFILRSPHAHARIRSIDVSDAEKVPGVRAIVTNADLPDPGDRVAELGEGAVNMKHLATNVLAKDRVLYRGHAVAAVAADNRHIAEEAARLIKVEYEKLPPVLDVREAMSDEAPRLHDDIYTKEMGEAVTETPSNVAQRICHEKGDVDKGFAEADLVIEREFRTATVHQGYIEPHTSTALWNADDHITIWTSTQGTFTVRQQCAELVGVPVSNIRVVPMEIGGGFGGKISVYEQPVAAMLSKKSGRPVRVTMDRTDVLEATGPTPGSYIRVKLGVTKDGRLTAGEAWMAYEAGAYPGSPIGAGSMCIFACYDIPAGRVEGFDVCVNKPRTNAYRAPGSTNAAFAVETVIEEICEKLGICPLEFRMQNAAKEGTRRIDGYRFPRIGLYETLEAVKNSEHWNTPLEGPNRGRGVASGFWFNAGLKSSVTVTVNADGKVSLIEGSTDIGGTRTSIAMQLAETLGIPVEDVNPSVVDTDSVGYTDVTGGSRVTLATGLAAYEAGLKIRDQFCQHAARIWGVTTEEVEYEDGGVSGPDGKRFEFGELADRIQKSGEPVTASTSVTAPASSNAFGTHCVDVEVDPDLGKVTILRYTAVQDAGTAIHPAYVEGQMQGGAAQGIGWALNEEYFYDAEGNLRNSSLLDYRMPTCFDLPMIDTIIVEVPNPDHPYGVRGVGEVPICPPPAAIGAAIANAVGVRMHELPMSPPRLLHEILAKRNA from the coding sequence ATGGCGACCGTCGAGCAGACCCCCGACACCTCCCGCAAGTACAACGTCATCGGCACCCGACCTGTCCGGCACGACGGTGTCGACAAGGTCACGGGGCGGGCCCGATACGGGGCCGACATCAAGCTGACCGGTCAGCTCGAGGGCTTCATCCTGCGCAGCCCGCACGCACATGCCCGCATCCGCTCGATCGACGTCTCCGACGCGGAGAAAGTCCCCGGCGTCCGTGCGATCGTCACCAATGCCGACCTGCCCGATCCCGGTGACCGCGTTGCCGAACTGGGGGAAGGGGCGGTCAACATGAAGCATCTGGCCACGAACGTCCTCGCGAAGGATCGCGTGCTTTACCGTGGCCATGCGGTTGCCGCGGTGGCCGCCGACAACCGTCACATCGCCGAAGAAGCCGCCCGGCTGATCAAAGTCGAGTACGAGAAACTCCCTCCCGTTCTCGACGTGCGGGAAGCGATGTCCGACGAGGCGCCCCGGCTGCATGACGACATTTATACGAAGGAGATGGGTGAGGCGGTCACCGAGACCCCCAGCAATGTCGCGCAGCGGATCTGCCACGAGAAGGGAGACGTCGACAAGGGATTCGCCGAAGCCGATCTGGTCATCGAACGCGAGTTCCGGACGGCCACGGTCCACCAGGGCTACATCGAGCCGCATACCTCAACGGCCCTCTGGAACGCCGACGACCACATCACCATCTGGACCAGCACGCAGGGGACCTTCACGGTTCGTCAGCAGTGTGCCGAACTCGTCGGTGTCCCGGTCAGCAACATCCGCGTCGTGCCGATGGAAATCGGCGGCGGATTTGGCGGCAAGATTTCGGTCTACGAGCAGCCGGTCGCGGCAATGCTCTCCAAGAAGTCCGGTCGTCCCGTCCGTGTCACCATGGACCGGACCGACGTCCTCGAAGCGACCGGCCCGACGCCCGGTTCCTACATCCGCGTCAAGCTTGGCGTCACGAAGGACGGTCGCCTGACCGCCGGCGAAGCATGGATGGCGTACGAAGCCGGAGCCTATCCCGGTTCGCCGATCGGGGCCGGCTCCATGTGCATCTTCGCCTGCTACGACATCCCGGCCGGCCGGGTCGAAGGCTTCGACGTCTGCGTCAACAAGCCCCGCACAAATGCCTACCGTGCTCCCGGATCGACGAACGCGGCATTCGCGGTCGAGACCGTGATCGAGGAGATCTGTGAGAAGCTCGGCATCTGCCCGCTCGAGTTCCGTATGCAGAATGCTGCGAAAGAGGGAACCCGCCGCATCGACGGGTACAGGTTCCCCCGCATCGGGCTCTACGAAACGCTCGAAGCGGTCAAGAACTCGGAACACTGGAACACGCCGCTCGAAGGTCCCAATCGCGGTCGCGGCGTCGCCTCCGGATTCTGGTTCAACGCCGGGCTGAAGTCTTCGGTCACCGTGACCGTCAATGCTGACGGCAAGGTCTCGCTGATCGAAGGCTCGACCGACATCGGCGGCACCCGGACCAGCATCGCGATGCAGCTCGCCGAGACGCTCGGCATCCCGGTGGAAGACGTCAATCCCTCAGTCGTCGATACCGACAGCGTCGGCTACACCGACGTCACCGGGGGCAGTCGCGTCACCTTGGCCACCGGCCTGGCTGCCTACGAAGCCGGCCTGAAGATCCGCGATCAGTTCTGCCAGCACGCCGCCCGCATCTGGGGCGTCACGACCGAAGAGGTCGAGTACGAAGACGGCGGCGTCAGCGGACCGGACGGCAAGCGGTTCGAGTTTGGCGAACTGGCCGACCGCATCCAGAAATCGGGCGAACCGGTCACTGCGTCCACGAGTGTCACCGCCCCTGCTTCGAGCAATGCGTTCGGCACCCACTGTGTGGACGTCGAGGTCGATCCGGACCTCGGCAAGGTGACCATTCTGCGGTACACCGCTGTGCAGGACGCCGGCACCGCCATTCATCCCGCATACGTCGAAGGACAGATGCAGGGAGGAGCCGCCCAGGGGATTGGCTGGGCCCTCAACGAAGAGTACTTCTATGACGCCGAGGGAAACCTGCGGAACAGCAGCCTCCTCGATTACCGCATGCCCACCTGTTTCG